A region of Panicum virgatum strain AP13 chromosome 8N, P.virgatum_v5, whole genome shotgun sequence DNA encodes the following proteins:
- the LOC120684482 gene encoding uncharacterized protein LOC120684482: MVGYRRMGIMEQKLGNITATSLSHQLRDLWKSPRGTVVRIEALALLAIALSVFLAAIGSCRRWSNHWIVQKGVLAANVVSLSLGTYSIGLMQSSAVKSEVYPIWAVSLLTLFGCIDWITAYGLGNKNQLWNMLYQLCLYYGYVLLISISTISSDVGYIAIIMLSSITLLKGFHRSLALVLPRIQRDMIQMIEATMTGEVIDYSSTRGDDPDQLSFHGDFIGYRYVVHWPLDKSKAKFLPTVSSPGDVITIDKIHECSEVRFLSDVCLSFSLSHLLQRRFYRLHCAESKHWVAHKFVLEGLLLSRDGAIDYKRVFKVIEVELAFLYDTFFSSKAFLYYYDSKGATIWALASIMGICFVGVAAVIPGRRSTHTTHGGTIVVDTTTTDLTITLAILVSLALLQFFHLIRCWSSNWARVAFACDYIKNGKQLSCWMRLRRWIVGRIDSDKNHLWKNKLGQYSLIESISTTECKPLSVLGGCGYQICSRSLGILGLQYIEQAIRELWGVKTGDDTELHADVKTAIVDFIIKSKGKLHNWPSSWERDGWPVGSRFLFLPDHVVTIIRWHVATCYCELVMHKEGFAVRDEDVEETVKKNHGVATALSKYCAYLMVSAPRLLNRKDLGTKSVYNEVAHVARMSLHGVKDKLEAMRRLGQDDGSSDGSHIFHQGVALGKHLEAMSNRWEVLAEFWVGALLYAAPSDNVQEHMEYLAQGGEFITHLWALLSHAGILKWRGGSTDYDESPLVVGSEDDSESADASDGSEADSEPADDTESADASGQSAADPEPADASGRSAADPEPADGGGSSKD; this comes from the exons ATG GTGGGTTATCGCCGCATGGGGATTATGGAGCAGAAATTGGGAAATATAACTGCAACCTCCTTGTCCCATCAGCTGAGAGACCTGTGGAAGAGCCCTAGGGGGACAGTGGTCCGTATCGAGGCACTGGCATTGCTGGCCATTGCCCTCTCCGTCTTCCTTGCTGCCATTGGCTCCTGCCGCCGCTGGTCCAATCACTGGATCGTCCAAAAGGGCGTCCTTGCTGCAAATGTGGTATCTCTGTCCCTAGGCACATACAGCATTGGCCTGATGCAATCTTCGGCGGTGAAGAGCGAGGTGTACCCCATCTGGGCTGTGTCCTTGCTCACCCTCTTTGGCTGCATCGACTGGATCACAGCCTACGGCCTAGGGAACAAGAACCAGCTCTGGAACATGCTATACCAGCTTTGTCTTTACTATGGGTATGTGCTGCTGATCAGCATCTCGACCATCTCCAGTGATGTTGGTTACATAGCCATCATCATGCTATCCAGCATCACTCTCCTCAAGGGTTTTCATAGGTCACTAGCGCTCGTACTGCCAAGAATACAGCGCGATATGATCCAAATGATTGAAGCAACTATGACAGGGGAAGTTATAGATTATTCATCAACAAGAGGTGATGATCCAGATCAACTAAGTTTTCACGGGGACTTTATCGGGTACCGCTATGTGGTCCACTGGCCCCTTGACAAGAGCAAGGCAAAATTCCTACCAACTGTGTCATCGCCTGGCGATGTCATCACCATAGACAAGATACATGAGTGCAGTGAAGTCCGTTTCTTGAGCGATGTGTGCCTGTCCTTCTCTCTGTCCCACTTGTTGCAGCGGCGTTTCTATAGGCTGCACTGTGCTGAATCAAAGCATTGGGTGGCGCACAAATTCGTCTTGGAGGGGCTTCTGCTGAGCAGGGATGGAGCCATCGACTATAAGAGGGTCTTTAAGGTGATTGAGGTTGAGTTGGCCTTTCTCTATGATACTTTTTTCAGCAGTAAAGCATTTCTTTACTATTACGATTCAAAAGGTGCGACTATTTGGGCATTAGCTTCTATCATGGGGATATGTTTTGTTGGAGTAGCAGCTGTGATACCTGGGAGGAGGAGTACCCACACTACTCATGGTGGCACCATCGTCGTCGACACCACCACAACTGACCTTACTATTACTCTAGCTATATTGGTCTCCCTggctttgctgcaatttttccATTTGATACGCTGTTGGTCGTCGAATTGGGCCAGAGTTGCATTTGCTTGTGATTACATCAAGAATGGTAAGCAGCTAAGCTGTTGGATGAGGTTACGAAGATGGATTGTAGGAAGGATTGACTCTGACAAGAATCATCTCTGGAAAAACAAGCTTGGGCAATATTCATTGATAGAATCGATCAGCACGACAGAGTGCAAGCCTCTCAGCGTGCTCGGGGGCTGTGGCTACCAAATATGTTCCCGTTCTCTAGGGATTCTTGGATTGCAGTACATTGAACAAGCGATACGGGAATTGTGGGGCGTCAAGACAGGGGATGACACTGAGTTGCACGCTGATGTGAAGACAGCCATTGTTGATTTTATTATAAAGAGCAAAGGTAAACTACATAATTGGCCATCCTCATGGGAAAGAGATGGATGGCCCGTTGGTTCTagatttctttttctccctgaCCATGTTGTCACTATTATAAGGTGGCATGTTGCGACGTGCTACTGTGAACTAGTGATGCACAAGGAGGGATTCGCTGTTCGGGATGAGGATGTTGAGGAGACTGTAAAGAAGAATCATGGTGTGGCCACCGCTCTATCAAAATATTGCGCGTATTTGATGGTTTCCGCACCACGGCTGCTCAATAGAAAAGATCTAGGGACTAAATCTGTGTACAATGAAGTTGCTCATGTGGCGAGGATGTCTTTGCATGGGGTGAAGGACAAATTGGAGGCGATGAGGAGGTTAGGGCAAGATGATGGGTCAAGTGATGGATCCCACATCTTCCACCAAGGTGTGGCACTTGGGAAGCATCTGGAAGCAATGTCCAACCGCTGGGAGGTGCTAGCAGAATTCTGGGTTGGGGCGCTGCTCTATGCCGCTCCATCCGACAATGTGCAGGAGCATATGGAGTACCTCGCACAGGGTGGCGAGTTCATCACCCACCTGTGGGCTTTGCTATCTCACGCCGGCATCCTAAAGTGGAGAG GTGGATCAACAGATTATGATGAATCACCACTTGTAGTAGGATCAGAAGATGACAGTGAATCAGCAGATGCATCTGATGGATCAGAAGCTGACAGCGAACCAGCAGATGACACTGAATCAGCAGATGCATCAGGCCAATCAGCAGCTGACCCTGAACCAGCAGATGCATCAGGCCGATCAGCAGCTGACCCTGAACCAGCAGATGGAGGTGGCTCCTCTAAAGATTAG